The DNA segment ACTGGCCTCAGCGTTGTCTTGTAAGGACAAACAGCTAGAGCAAAGTGCTGGGAAGATTGCTGCTCTGCCAGCGCAGGCAGGTAGTCTTTGAGTGCTTATACAGGTGGCTGGACTGACTAAACCTCTTGCCACACTTCAGGCAGGCGTAAGGCTTTTCACCTGTGTGAACACGGATGTGCTTCTTGCAATCTGTCAAAGTCAGAAAAGTTTTGCAGCAGATTTTGCAGGCATACTTGCGAGCTCCCTCTACAACCAAAACATTGTGCTCTGATAAGGCCTTCTTGCACTTTGACAGAACATCTGCAGATGCCCTGGTCAACTGTGGAGGGCCAGGCTGGGAAGGATGGCCATTTTCAAATGAGGACGTAGCTCCATTCATCATTAGCTGAGAACTGGTAGAGTTTTCTGGGATCTGTGAGCTCCTGACGGAAGTTACAACTGGCATTTTGGGAGCTATGCGGCGGTAGTAAGGAAAGTTACTGGCTCCTCCCCTTGGGGAACCTATCATTACCCTGGAGAAGGAGGAGTGGAGGCCCAAACCAGACCTGGAAAAGTCCATCCCAAACTGTTCTCCTCCTTGGTAGCCTGAAGTCTGCACACACGGCAGGCCCATCACCTCCTGCATAGGCCTGACGAAGTGGGAGTCTGCAGGTTCACTAAATGGGTTCTCTACATGGGAGCCAGGGGCAGAGGAGGGCCCACCTGCAGGCCCAGCCTCTGGACTCAACAAATAGGGGGCCTCACTCTCCAGCCTGCAGTCACTAGTGGTGTTTGGAATATTATCATCATTGTTCTGATTTGCAGTAAAGTTATTTCCTCTGCTCTTGTTAAGAAAATTCGAAATACTAAAAGTGGACTTATGCTCTAGGTTATTTGTGACTTCCAAAATATGGATATCACCTACCCTGTCTGTGCTAGACTGGGGATCTGAAAAACTCCGATCACTGCTTTCAGGGCTGAGGTCTATCTTCTCGGCACTGACCACAACTCCTTCCACTTCCACAGACTCGCTGCCTTCTGCTTGTGAGGTCACATCGCTCACTTCATCCTGAGGCTCAGGTGAGCTCAGGGGCTCAGATTTAACCACCACTCTCATGTGCTCCTTCTCACCAAGGCCAACCTCAGGGTTTTCACACTGAAAACTACTTTTCTCAGGTGCAGCTTCCTGATCAAAACTAGTCTCAACCTGAGTTGCACGAGAGGCCATGGACAACTGTGCCATGTTGCCAGCACTGTTATCAGACTGGCTGGGCACCTGGGCATCTTCTTGAGTGCCAAAAGACTGATCAAACATGATCGCACTATCTTCCTGGTTATCAGTCATTCCATCAGCTTTAGGATTATCCACAATTTTCAGAGAATCTGGTGAAAAGAACTCCTCCCGAGAATGAACCCCTGAAGGCCCATTCTCCGGTGTAACATCTGAAATGGCAGACTCATCTATGGAGGGTCGGAGGCGCTGCCTGGCCCGCTCCTCTGCAGACTGCTTGCGCTTATGAAGGCGTCTCATGGGGAAGGGCGTGCGCTGATCCAGGTTACTGCGCATGGAAGAGCTCATGGGGGCTGGCTGCTCCTCGCCATTCTGGCTGGAATTGAGGGCTGAGCTCACGATGCTTAGTCCCAGCTGCTGTAGCATAAAGGAGCGCTGCATGCGGGCGCTCTGCTCCTGAACGCGCTCACTGGGGGGAGACATGGGCAGCGTCCTTGTCGTTAAGTAATGTTTACATGCCTTAACAACAGAGTTCAAATGCAGGTGAGAGGCTGCCAATAAGACATCCATTACATTGCTCTCCCCCAGCATGAGGGTGGAGGTATACATCATGTCAATCAGTGCAGCAAAGGCCTCTGCTGTCACCACCTCGCTATCCAGCTGGATCATGTTCATGGTCTGATCTCCTTCTGCCACTGAGAACAGGGCTCGGAAATGCGTGCTGCATGCTGCCAGCACGGAGCGGTGGGCTTTAAAGTGTCTATTCCCCACTACAATGACACAATCACAGAGCTGGCCATGAAGTCTCTGGTAGTTCAGCTGCTGGAAGATTTGTTCAAAGTGACCAGGAAAATCCATGATcctacagaaaaacaaagaaagaaaatgttaagaccTAGAAAAGCTTCAAAGTCAGAACACAAAGGGTATGATGAAAAGAGTGGAATGGATGGCCAAGCTTGGACCTTTGAAGCCCGTGATATCTCTGATAATGGGCACATACACTAAGAGCTTGTCATATAAGAAGCAAATGGCAATTCAGCCATCAGCCCAGGAGGCATGCACACATGTGGGCCTAGCTACCGACAGGCTCCCCTTTACTCTTCATATGAGCCATGTATAACACTAAGGGTCTAAATTAGTAAAGACCAGTGTGTGAGTGATGGCATATCTATCCCACAGAAGTTTGTTAGAATTCTGCATTCCCTAAGGATGAGGAATGAATACCAAGAAATTCCAAAGTCTTAGGAACCCTAAATAAGTGAAAAGGGCAAATCAATATTAGTGTGGAAGATTTCCAGTTATAGATGGTAGCAGATTGCACACACGCATTTGCCCCGTGCTTTTTCCTGAAACCCCACTAAAATGACACGAAGCccggcatggaggctcatgcctgtaatcccagcactttgggaggctgagacgggcagatcacctgaggtcaggagttcaagacgagcctgaccaacatgatgaaaccctgtctctactaaaaatacaaaaaattagccaggcatggtggtgcatgcttgtaatcccaggtactcgggaggctgaggaggcggaggttgcagtgagctgagatcacaccactgcactcccagcctgggcgacagagtgagacttcatctcaaaggaaaaaaaaaaaaaacactaaagttTTTGTTTAAACTTTAAAGGTGTAAACCcacaaggaaaaagagaatgagaaggccTTCAATAGCATTTTGGAAGCTGGGGAGAGGTAAATGAGTGCTAACTGACTCAGCACACCCCAAAAGCGAAAATCCTAAACTGGGCAGCGGATAAAACAACCTAACATATATAAATCTCATTCCCAAAGGCCAAGGAACTGGTTGCCCTTGCCAGGGGAAATGGAATGAAGgtgtggctaaggcaggaggccTGGCTGAAAATctatccaattaaaaaaaacaaaaacaaaaaaacaccaggatgtggtggcgcatgcctgtaatcctatagcacttttggaggctgaggtgggaggattgcctgagcttaggagtttgagacaagcctgggcaacaaggtgaaaccctgtctctaccaaaaatacaaaaaattagccgggcatgctggtatGTGccttcagctactcaggaggctgaagggggaggatcacttgagcctgggaggcagaggctgcagtgagcagagatcgcactgctgcactccaacctgggtgacagagtgaaacctgtctcaaaaaaaaattagccgagcatggtggcgtgcacctgtggtcccagctacttgggaggctgaggtgggaggatcacttgagcctgggaagtcaaggcttctGTGAACTGtcactgggccactgcactccagcctaagcaacagagcaaggccctgtctcagaaaataaaataaaaataagtgaatgaataagaGAAGGAATTAATCAGGTCCAATATCTTgactacagaaagagaaaaggaagaatacaGAGGGTGAAAATGATGTAagaaatggttttttgttttgtttttgagacagagtttcgctctgttcccccaggctggagtacagtggcgcaatgtcggctcactgcaacctccgcctcccgggttcaagtgattctcctgcctcagcctcctgacgagctgggattataggtgcacgccaccacacccggctaatttttgtatttttagtagagacaggggttttaccttgttggtcaggctggttttgaactcctgacctcaggtgatccgcccaccctggcatcccaaagtgctgggattacaggcatgagccactgcgcccggccaagaaatggtattttttaaattttgagaactGAAGAAATTTGCTTATTAAGACTAAAAAGGCCCAACAAGTACTCAAAATATGAAGATACAAATCCCCACACTAGGCTGACATCAGGAATAAAATTGGCATTCGTCTTTGCCACAGCAGCACTAAAAGCTAGAAGATGACAGTTCCTTCAAAATTATCCAAGAAAATGATTTCCAACTTAGaatgccacacccagctaaactATTAATCAATTAGGATAAACTAAGGCATTTTCAGATAAGAACCCAAAGGTTTATCCTTTCTCAGGAGGCGACTAAGATTGTAGGAAACAGGAGACCCACCAGAGAAGACAGGCAAAGGGAATCCCAAGGATGATGATGAAGCTCCAGATGACAACTAGGCAGCAGGCCTGGAGAGCAAAAGCAGTCAGACTGGAGCAGGAAGGACTCCAAGGAGTGGGTCTCCAAGGGGggtgggaaaaaaaggaatggatAGATAACCTGATGTGACTGGGAGTGCTTGTAATTTACCAGTCCTATCCAAGTGTGCAGATaggtcattaaaaaaaacaagaagtttTTAAATGGATCAATGAttaactccaggaaaaaaaaaaaaggttgtttaCTCACAGGACACAATATGTAGTTCATTCGTAGACAATATTTACACAGTCATAAAATATGTACACTAAACCGAATGTGAGATATTGGGAGGATGAGAGAAAGCAACTTTGCATGGGGGAAGAGGGTAGAGGAGATGAGGTATAATAAAGTTAAATCTTCACTTTCCTTATTAATCTAGAAATACAGTCTGAAATAGGttatctcaaaaaatagtaatttggcatgttatttagaagtatagAAGTTAACCAacttggtggttcacgcctgtaatcccagcgctttgggagaccgaggtaggtGGGTCCCTTGAgcccccaggagttcaagaccagcctgggcaacatggggcaaaaccccatctcttactaaaaatacaaaaacaattagccaggcatggtggtatgtgcctgcagtcccagctacttgggaggctgagggggatcacttgagcccggagtcagaacttgcagtgagcagagatcacgtcactgcactctaatctgggagacagagtgagaccctgtcaaaaaaaaaaaaagaaaaaagaaatatggaagtCAATAGTGGAAGAAACAGCTGAAATAATTGAAAGTGGTTGCCTCTGAGGAGTGGGTAATTGATGGGGAAAAGGATGGGACAGGGGActgctgttttgttgttgtttttgtttctttttacctaTAAGCCTTATGGAactataggctgggtgtggtagctcatggctgtaatcctaaccctttgggagactgaggcgggcagattgtttgagctcaggagttcgagaccaccttaggcaacatggcaaaaccccatctcaactaaaaatgcaaaaagtagccggccatggtggcgagtgcctgccATGTAGTCCCAgtgtacttggg comes from the Homo sapiens chromosome 9, GRCh38.p14 Primary Assembly genome and includes:
- the ZBTB5 gene encoding zinc finger and BTB domain-containing protein 5 isoform X1, with the protein product MDFPGHFEQIFQQLNYQRLHGQLCDCVIVVGNRHFKAHRSVLAACSTHFRALFSVAEGDQTMNMIQLDSEVVTAEAFAALIDMMYTSTLMLGESNVMDVLLAASHLHLNSVVKACKHYLTTRTLPMSPPSERVQEQSARMQRSFMLQQLGLSIVSSALNSSQNGEEQPAPMSSSMRSNLDQRTPFPMRRLHKRKQSAEERARQRLRPSIDESAISDVTPENGPSGVHSREEFFSPDSLKIVDNPKADGMTDNQEDSAIMFDQSFGTQEDAQVPSQSDNSAGNMAQLSMASRATQVETSFDQEAAPEKSSFQCENPEVGLGEKEHMRVVVKSEPLSSPEPQDEVSDVTSQAEGSESVEVEGVVVSAEKIDLSPESSDRSFSDPQSSTDRVGDIHILEVTNNLEHKSTFSISNFLNKSRGNNFTANQNNDDNIPNTTSDCRLESEAPYLLSPEAGPAGGPSSAPGSHVENPFSEPADSHFVRPMQEVMGLPCVQTSGYQGGEQFGMDFSRSGLGLHSSFSRVMIGSPRGGASNFPYYRRIAPKMPVVTSVRSSQIPENSTSSQLMMNGATSSFENGHPSQPGPPQLTRASADVLSKCKKALSEHNVLVVEGARKYACKICCKTFLTLTDCKKHIRVHTGEKPYACLKCGKRFSQSSHLYKHSKTTCLRWQSSNLPSTLL